In the genome of Solibacillus silvestris, one region contains:
- a CDS encoding integrase, translated as MIRSLYVLLKEWLNYFIPFLSLFFKTTNTIKLENIALRSQLALYQQRFEKQKLPKPTPTPAFRQLWVILSKYLVSWKSLIIVVQPKTVIKWHRTAFKLHWKRKSRKIGRPKISQEAIKLIKQVHRENQLLSPEKIHEKLCLLGIEKPPAPNTIAKYIPSTRKPPTERQIQSWKTFLENHQSVTWATDFLTIPTLTFGVLYVLVIIDHQTRKIVSFGVTTNPTAQWTVQQFRNATPFGNVPKYFVHDNDPIFRSKAFQRFLISSGITSKRTAYRSPWQNPYAERVIGTIKRELLDHIIPLNQLHLRKLLHEYINDYYNTNRTHQGINGKTPVASPTYLPCHPQRKQN; from the coding sequence TTGATTCGTTCATTATATGTACTTTTAAAAGAATGGCTCAACTATTTCATACCATTTCTGTCGCTATTCTTCAAAACCACAAATACTATTAAACTAGAAAATATTGCCCTTAGAAGTCAATTAGCATTGTATCAACAGCGTTTTGAAAAACAAAAACTGCCTAAACCAACACCTACTCCAGCATTTAGACAACTTTGGGTTATACTATCTAAGTATTTGGTAAGCTGGAAATCGCTCATAATAGTTGTTCAACCTAAAACCGTCATCAAATGGCATCGTACCGCTTTCAAATTACACTGGAAACGTAAATCAAGAAAAATAGGTCGACCTAAAATATCTCAAGAAGCGATTAAACTCATAAAGCAAGTACACAGAGAAAACCAGTTGCTATCACCTGAGAAAATCCATGAAAAACTATGTCTACTTGGAATTGAAAAACCACCAGCACCGAATACAATTGCAAAGTATATTCCGAGTACCAGAAAACCACCAACAGAAAGACAAATTCAATCATGGAAAACATTCCTGGAAAATCATCAGTCTGTAACTTGGGCAACTGACTTCTTAACAATTCCAACATTAACTTTTGGTGTACTTTATGTATTGGTAATCATTGATCATCAAACTCGAAAAATTGTTTCTTTTGGTGTCACAACTAATCCTACTGCCCAATGGACTGTACAACAATTTAGAAACGCAACGCCATTTGGAAATGTACCGAAATATTTCGTTCATGATAATGATCCGATTTTCCGATCAAAAGCATTTCAACGGTTTTTAATATCATCAGGCATTACTTCTAAGCGAACAGCCTATCGCTCACCGTGGCAAAATCCGTATGCAGAAAGAGTCATTGGTACAATTAAGCGAGAGCTATTAGATCATATTATTCCATTAAATCAATTACATTTACGCAAACTACTTCATGAATACATAAATGACTATTACAACACGAATCGAACACATCAAGGTATAAATGGTAAGACGCCTGTTGCTTCTCCAACCTACCTTCCGTGTCATCCGCAGAGGAAACAAAACTAG
- a CDS encoding integrase, whose product MNSEVQQAFFNDHHAKFSAETTRGYRIALTQFFASCEKDYAQVKATDIRAWLSALEEKGLKPKSIHLKLAALKSFYNYCMEESLVKKNPTLTVNTPKIDDSLPYYLSKRELALLQELTRQKPRDRAIVEALYATGVRISELLQIKLEDVKWDTRQIWIRKGKGNKERFVLFSHDCAVRLKTYLDQREKESDYLFSNHRGGPLSRVFVEQQFRQFSEELGFKVRPHTMRHTFAAHLAEKGMKFTYIQDLLGHSNINSTRIYTRLMDHTRKKQYDQYQV is encoded by the coding sequence ATGAATAGTGAAGTTCAACAAGCTTTCTTTAATGATCATCATGCTAAATTTAGTGCCGAAACAACGCGAGGTTACCGTATTGCGCTTACTCAGTTTTTTGCATCTTGCGAGAAAGATTATGCACAGGTGAAAGCGACAGACATACGAGCGTGGCTTTCTGCTTTGGAAGAAAAAGGACTGAAACCAAAATCGATTCATTTGAAGCTGGCTGCATTAAAATCGTTTTATAACTATTGCATGGAAGAAAGTTTAGTGAAGAAAAATCCGACGTTAACTGTCAATACACCAAAAATTGATGATTCGCTTCCTTATTATTTAAGTAAACGAGAACTGGCCTTACTACAAGAATTAACGCGACAAAAACCTCGAGACCGCGCAATCGTGGAGGCGTTATATGCGACGGGTGTTCGTATTAGTGAACTATTGCAAATTAAGTTGGAGGATGTGAAATGGGATACAAGGCAAATTTGGATACGAAAAGGAAAAGGGAATAAGGAACGCTTTGTCCTCTTTTCACATGACTGTGCGGTACGCTTGAAAACGTATCTGGATCAGAGAGAAAAAGAAAGTGATTATCTATTTTCTAACCATCGGGGTGGCCCGTTAAGTCGTGTGTTTGTGGAACAACAATTCCGGCAATTTTCTGAAGAGCTTGGATTTAAGGTGAGACCCCATACGATGCGCCATACGTTTGCGGCTCATTTAGCAGAAAAGGGAATGAAATTCACCTATATACAGGATCTATTAGGTCATTCAAATATTAATAGCACCAGAATATATACAAGATTGATGGATCATACTCGGAAAAAACAGTACGACCAATATCAAGTTTAA
- a CDS encoding integrase translates to MEYQETKYWVSTHETIPAQTKKILNEYLLSLKLANKAESTISRYRTFLERFFVEYEVELDTLTSKEVLEWVNNYSEGKKESTVIIALSILTSFFNFCLAEDYLDKMVMKKRWGPKAPQPLPKFLTEQEYASVKMAAELLPLRDRAIVLFLFSSGCRRSEVAQLLIEDVDLKRRTAVVQGKGKKFRKVHFSEECALIINEYLEARSADGKEPLFMTKYGLPLQQSGIYKITTKLGRLAGLKQTLHPHCCRHTFATNMLARGAELEFIADEMGHTNLNTTRVYARIPTEDIMLAYQNIMG, encoded by the coding sequence ATGGAATATCAGGAAACGAAATACTGGGTTAGTACTCATGAAACAATTCCAGCACAAACAAAAAAGATATTAAATGAGTACTTGCTAAGTTTGAAATTAGCAAATAAGGCAGAATCGACAATTTCAAGATACCGTACCTTCTTAGAACGGTTTTTTGTTGAGTATGAAGTTGAATTGGATACGCTCACCTCTAAAGAGGTATTGGAATGGGTGAACAATTACTCGGAAGGTAAAAAGGAATCAACCGTGATTATTGCGCTTTCTATTTTGACTTCATTTTTTAACTTTTGTCTCGCCGAAGATTATTTAGATAAAATGGTGATGAAAAAACGATGGGGACCGAAAGCACCGCAACCTTTGCCCAAATTCTTGACAGAACAAGAATATGCGAGTGTGAAAATGGCTGCGGAATTGTTGCCTCTCAGAGATCGGGCAATTGTTCTGTTTCTATTCTCTTCTGGCTGTCGAAGGTCGGAAGTTGCTCAATTGTTAATTGAAGATGTGGATTTAAAGAGACGAACTGCAGTCGTTCAAGGGAAAGGGAAAAAATTTAGGAAGGTACATTTTTCAGAGGAATGTGCACTCATTATAAACGAGTATTTAGAGGCGAGATCTGCTGATGGAAAAGAACCGTTATTTATGACCAAATATGGTCTGCCACTTCAACAAAGCGGTATCTACAAAATCACAACGAAACTTGGAAGATTAGCTGGTCTGAAGCAAACATTGCATCCACACTGTTGCCGGCATACCTTTGCGACGAATATGTTAGCCAGAGGAGCAGAACTGGAATTTATCGCAGATGAAATGGGGCATACCAACCTGAATACGACACGTGTTTATGCCCGCATACCTACAGAGGATATTATGTTAGCTTATCAAAATATAATGGGGTAG